A stretch of the Synechocystis sp. PCC 7338 genome encodes the following:
- the ilvD gene encoding dihydroxy-acid dehydratase: MSNNPRSQVITQGTQRSPNRAMLRAVGFGDDDFTKPIVGIANGYSTITPCNMGINDLALRAEAGLRTAGAMPQLFGTITISDGISMGTEGMKYSLVSREVIADSIETVCNGQRMDGVLAIGGCDKNMPGAMIAMARLNIPSIFVYGGTIKPGHYAGEDLTVVSAFEAVGQYSAGKIDEETLYGIERNACPGAGSCGGMFTANTMSSAFEAMGMSLPYSSTMAAVDGEKADSTEESAKVLVEAIKKQILPSQILTRKAFENAIAVIMAVGGSTNAVLHLLAIAKTIGVPLSLDDFETIRHKVPVLCDLKPSGKYVTTNLHDAGGIPQVMKILLVNGILHGDTLTITGQTIADVLADIPDQPPANQDVIHSWDNPVYQEGHLAVLKGNLATEGSVAKISGVKKPVITGPAKVFESEEDCLEAILAGKIKAGDVVVVRYEGPKGGPGMREMLAPTSAIIGAGLGDSVGLITDGRFSGGTYGLVVGHVAPEAYVGGAIALVEEGDQITIDAGKRLLQLNVSEEELAQRRARWTRPEPRYRTGILGKYAKLVASSSVGAVTDSDLF; encoded by the coding sequence ATGTCCAACAATCCCAGAAGCCAGGTAATTACCCAGGGAACCCAACGAAGTCCCAACCGGGCCATGCTCCGGGCCGTTGGTTTTGGCGATGATGACTTTACTAAACCCATTGTGGGCATTGCCAACGGGTACAGCACCATTACCCCCTGCAACATGGGCATCAATGATCTGGCTCTACGGGCCGAGGCCGGCTTACGGACAGCGGGGGCCATGCCCCAATTGTTTGGCACTATCACCATCAGTGACGGTATTTCCATGGGTACGGAAGGGATGAAATATTCCCTAGTTTCCCGGGAAGTGATCGCCGATTCCATCGAAACGGTGTGCAATGGCCAACGCATGGATGGAGTATTGGCGATCGGAGGCTGTGACAAAAATATGCCGGGGGCAATGATTGCCATGGCTCGCCTCAATATTCCGTCTATCTTTGTTTACGGTGGCACCATCAAACCGGGCCATTATGCCGGGGAAGATTTAACGGTGGTCAGTGCCTTTGAAGCGGTGGGCCAGTACAGTGCCGGCAAAATTGATGAGGAAACCCTCTACGGCATCGAACGGAATGCCTGTCCTGGGGCTGGTTCCTGTGGGGGGATGTTCACCGCCAACACCATGTCCTCCGCTTTTGAAGCCATGGGGATGAGCTTGCCCTATTCTTCCACCATGGCCGCAGTGGACGGTGAAAAAGCCGACAGCACCGAGGAGTCCGCCAAGGTTTTGGTGGAAGCAATTAAAAAACAAATTCTACCCAGTCAAATTCTCACCCGCAAAGCTTTTGAAAATGCCATTGCCGTGATTATGGCCGTGGGGGGCTCCACCAATGCTGTACTCCATCTGCTGGCGATCGCCAAGACCATTGGAGTGCCTTTGAGCTTGGACGATTTTGAAACCATCCGCCACAAAGTCCCTGTACTGTGTGACCTCAAGCCCTCTGGTAAATACGTCACCACTAATCTCCACGATGCCGGTGGCATTCCCCAGGTAATGAAAATATTACTGGTCAATGGCATTCTCCACGGTGATACCTTAACAATCACAGGACAGACCATTGCTGACGTTTTAGCCGATATTCCTGACCAACCCCCCGCCAACCAGGACGTAATCCATTCCTGGGACAACCCCGTTTACCAAGAAGGTCACTTGGCGGTGCTCAAAGGTAACTTGGCCACCGAAGGCAGTGTGGCTAAAATCAGCGGCGTTAAAAAGCCCGTGATCACTGGTCCCGCCAAAGTATTTGAGTCGGAGGAAGACTGCCTGGAAGCCATTTTAGCCGGCAAAATCAAAGCAGGAGATGTGGTGGTAGTGCGCTACGAAGGGCCTAAAGGTGGCCCTGGTATGCGGGAAATGCTGGCCCCCACTTCCGCAATCATTGGCGCTGGGCTAGGAGACTCCGTTGGACTGATAACCGATGGCCGCTTTTCTGGCGGCACCTACGGTTTAGTAGTGGGTCACGTTGCCCCCGAAGCTTACGTGGGAGGGGCGATCGCCTTGGTGGAGGAAGGGGATCAAATCACCATCGATGCGGGCAAGCGGCTACTGCAACTCAACGTCAGCGAAGAGGAATTGGCCCAACGCCGGGCCCGGTGGACTCGTCCTGAACCCCGTTACCGCACCGGTATTTTGGGTAAATACGCCAAGCTCGTTGCTTCCAGTAGTGTGGGGGCTGTGACGGATTCTGATTTGTTCTAA